DNA from Triticum aestivum cultivar Chinese Spring chromosome 7D, IWGSC CS RefSeq v2.1, whole genome shotgun sequence:
ATCCTAACAAGCCGGCCTCGATCCATTTTACCGGTGCCATCCCACGGACGAGATCGTGGCCAACGATTACATGACTGACAAGGAAAAATAACCACTAGTCCTATTCAGCCGCAGCATGAACACAGCGTGCCTCTGGCTTTATTTTCAGAAAGTTCAAAAACAACAAACAGGTTCAGGTTCAGTAAGATTAACACAACAATTTTCCCGTTCTACATATAGATGCATGGCAGTCTGGTCTTCATGTCATGGTATCCTTAAGGCTTTGCTTAATGTGAAGTTATTTTCTATTTCCGTTATAGCGAGCTTTCTGTTGCCGGTGGGTTTGTTGTTTGTATTTATTTTGGGTATACTTTTTTTGGCTTCACGCATCTCTGCCGGAGAAGTCAGAAACATCGGCTTGATACTAATCAATAAAAGACTTCATTTCTGACAATTGCAGGTCTACCATTTTACCATCGACGATTTGAGGAAATGTGGCATCAAGTTTTGACATTCCAGCAGCTTTTACCTACAGGTATTGAAAAGCCAACGAAATAATAGACATACAAAAAAAAACTATGAAAATTATGTATAATAGATAGGAACCACGAGATTGGTgtcaggtgcttcagatctatGCAAGGGTTCAACAACGAGGACTGCGGCTCCAGGGCACCGGTCCTTAGGGTCACGTGCACGAAGATTTTCCGACAGTCGTCGACAAGGTCAAGCGGGCTCCGGTTGGGGAGTGGAGACAACGAGCGTCGAAGGCTCGTTCTGGCGGCAATAGTGGTCGTTCAGCGATCTCGGAATCTCGTTGTAATTCTTATTATGTTTGAGATACTTTGTACTTCTGGTGAACTTTTATAACAGAtctgattttttcgcaaaaaaattaAGAACCTTGAAATGTTTAACCAAAGAAACAATCTATTGGGAAATTGCTCACCGATTAAAGATCCTTAGTTCTTCACCTTTAGGCCCATCACACAGATGCATACAACCATTAAAATTTTCCTTTTTGTGCCGCTACACATGGAGTAATTGACAAAAAATTACCACATTTCACGTatccgtcccacagaactaccacattTTGAAAACTGACCAAAAAACTCCAGATTAGTGCTAATttcgtgacaaaaaactaccacttctgGAAAATGGCCGGTTTAGACGATTTAAACGTGTTTATGGCAGGCGGAGCCCACTCGTCAGGGCTGACATGGCGGCAAAGTCAACTCCGTTTATTTTGACCGTCAAGTTGACTgatggggcccacgcgtcagcatcaccttcttcttcctcctcctctctctctatgTGGCATTTCAACAAACACTACATGTGCACACATGGGGACGAGCTGCACCTGTGCCCACGCACGGCCACCGGCTGCAGCCGCGGCCACAGGCGACAAGTAGCAGCAGAGGCCAATACGGCCATGAGAAGCAGCTTGCCCTGCCGCCCCCACCACTGCTGCTCCCCGGCGGCCCCTGCTGCCACGCACGGTCACGAGAAGCCGAGAATGGCGTCGTGCCCGCCGGCGAGGGAGCAGGGCAGGAGGAACCAGGCGAGGAAGCGGAAGGAGTGGCTGAGCTGCGCGGTGTAGTCGGCGCGCACCTCGTCTGAGTCGTGGCGAGCGCGGGCGGCAGTGGTGCTCCGGCCATGGTGAGCATCAACGACGGCGGGAGCGCGGCAGTGGGCGGAGCTATCAGGGCGTGGCTGGGCGCTGTCGGCAGGCGAGCGCGGCAGTGGGCGGAGCTAGCGGGGCGGGGCTGGGCGCTGTCGGTAGGCGAGCGCGGCAGTGAGCGGAGCTAGCGGGGCGGGGCAGCAGCAGTGCATCAGTAGGCAGGGGCGCTGTCACTTAACAGGGAGcagggagcaggaggaggaggaagaaggtcgCCGGTGCCACGGGCTGCCGCTGCTCACCGGCGTCGACGCGTCGGCACGGTGGTGCTGCCCGATGCACATAAGGTGCTTGTTGAAATGTcaaacaaggaggaggggaggaagaagaaggttgatgatgacatgtgggtcccatttgTCATAACGGTTAACTTCACGGTCAAAATAAACAGAGTTGACTTTGCtgccggtcccacatgtcataaacAGGTTTAAAATCATAAAAACGGTCATCAACTCaacttggtagttttttgtcacgaaATTAGCACTAATCTGGAGTTTTTTGTCAGTTTTTAAAAtatggtagttctgtgggacggatacgtgaaatgtggtagttttttttcAATTACTCCTACACATGCTTATTCTGATGCAATACAATGAAAACCGGTTTCCAGCGTAGTGGCTGACATAAAATTCAATGATGATAAATGGAAAATTTTAATTAATATGCCAACAATTGAAAGTGGCATGTAACAATTCCCCATATTCATTCATACTCAAGTGACCCTGATTTGAATCTGACGATTAAGAGTTGTTTCTATAGTGATTGGTCTTCAAGAAGACGACAATTATAGGATACTTGGCCTTCACTTTCTGGAGGTGTCGGGCGACCATTGTGGTATAAACCAAGAACAAATTATCAATAATGGCCTCGCCAAAGTGCTCCTTCATCAGTGAATCCATCACCGCCCTTATGAACTTGGTAACATTCGCCCCACTGCCGATGCAATCAAAGACAATTTCACTATCTGCATTGTCGCCCAGCGGATCCCAACTTGATTCGAAGACACCCATGTGTTCGTTGTGGAAAAGCCCGCTCTCCTCGGCCAAAGCCTTCACTTGGTCCATAGATGACGCGTAGAATGGATGGTTGAAAGTGATCAACTTTTCCTTCTCCACAAGACCCTGGCACCCATTGCAAAAACCAACACTCTGGCTATTGAGCAAAGCTTGTTTCACTTAATGTCTACTCCCTCCGTTGAAGAGTGTATATttagaaattttaggacaaattatgaagttgagtaaaaaatgcattggaaaaAGCATAAGCCACCATCTCTCTtctctttaattacccaacccccaatgagctaagtgcatgtagaaattaagaagaccatgtgtagattgctattggtcttgattaccgtgtgatgagagagaagtatttttttcctactttaaagtgcattggaaagatagaagtacactcttttatggacaaatattgaagctagatgtacactcttcacccgacggagggagtatgttttaagCTGGTATGAACAATTCTTCCATACATAAGATATCACTAGCAGATATCTCGTGATTAGCATTATACAAGCCCACTAGCAGAGTATACCTTTGGTACTAGAAACAGAAGAATTTGAGCAAGCAAGTTCTACAAGTTGCGTACTTCATCTTGAAACAGTATGTGTTGCGATAATTCAAGGCAGAGCCCGGGCTCGGATGCACCTGTTCaggtaaaaattcaaaaaaaatattagaaaaattcaaaaaaaattaaaaaaatcgggTGGTAGATAATTAGGTGCGTGGAGCCAAATCGCCGCACTCTATGTGTTGGCTCTTTCATCCTAGGAATGTTAGCACCATATGCCCACCACATGCAAGTTCTTTGTAATGCAGTTTAAGGAACAATGACAATTTTTTTGGTAATCTTCTTGGTACAATTTTATCACAACTGGTGGGGTATTCTTCCCAATGTAGATGATCTCTTCTTTTTTAGTAAGGTATCTTTGGGGATAATCCTCCTTTGCATAAGGATAGTATTCTTCCCCTAGTTCCTATTTCGCACCTTAAGCGTCGGTTATAGTGCAATTTGCTAACCGGCGCACAGCCCACTACTGCACTATGTATGTAAATGGGTCGGCCTATGTAGGTCTTTTCTTCCACCGTTTTTTTGGGAATATTTCCAATGATTGTACTGGCGGTTTTTTTGGGTGTTTTTTCTTCTAGTTTTCCCTCGCATGGGTTTTGCCAGCTTTATCATTTCTTTTTAGGTTtcagttttattttttttatttttcgtttttatcaaatttgtgaacttttcaaaaatccatgaactctttcaaatttgtttttatttttcgaAATTTCTGTCAAGTTTTTTCCAAATCTGTGAACTTTTCTCATATTTGTGTTTTTTCATTTTTGCAAACTTTTTCAAATTATGAACTTTTCTACATGTGAAATTTTCTCAAGtttgtgattttttttccaaatttcatgattttttcaaATTTATTAAACTTtttccaatttttccctacatttTTTATCCTTTTTGAAAAGGTCAATGGTCAACTCTCCATGGTCAAGGGCAATGGTCGCTGGTTGCCCGGTCAACAGTCTACGGCCGAAGGTCCACCAGTTAACTCTTTTAAAATAAAAGGCAGCTAGGCCGGCCCCATATACTCACAACTAGTGCTAATTAGGTGTGATCGTCCCGCTCTCTACTTGTACATTTTTTTAGCAAAGTAGGCTAGACTTTATTAATCTGTGGCATTGTTTACAGGAATTACAAGCATATCATGGGGATTACCAAGCCAAATGTGCCCGCTCTCCACTTGTACATGCGAGAAAGACAACCTTCTTTGTCGTGGGCTTAGGCCGGGAAAAGTAGCTGGGCTAGGGAAAGAAATAGGCACAAGGGGgaagaaaattaaaataaaaagagaaagaaatgggcctggcccatttcATGGAGGGATACGAGGGAGAAGACTTGGGCTAAATGGAGGGTTTGGGCCTGATTAGGATTTTCTGAAAATTTTAAAGATTTTTCATATTACTAATATCATAGAAAAAGTATCTTCAAAAACAATCACAGGAAAATAATTATATAATTGTCCAATCTTTTCCTAAGGCGCGAAAAAAAATCTAATAAATTAAATTACTTCTTTTGTCTCTAGGAAAAATAGTTGCCACCCAAACTTAGTTTTGGAAATTGGACTTATTTTCAAAATCACAGCAACGGACTATTAATAATTCTCTAAAATGATTTTATATGTCTTATTAATGGCTCATAGGATTTTTAACATCCAAATAAATACTTTAAGAGTCAAATGAGATCCTGATAAAATGTCAATCCTCCATGTTTGGGAAAGTTATATTAACTTTATAAGTGAACATGGTGGGAAAAATATTTTAAATAACTATAACTATGCAAGGAAGCATTTTGAGCTTCTGTAAACTTTTCCCAACCAAGAATCAGAGTTTTAGATAATCATGTTAATCCTCTTTAAGAACAAGGTTGACAACAATTTAAGTAAGTCCTTAAAAGTTTCAGAAAATCCAATCAAGTAAAAAAAATCCAACATCATTTATTTTAATAAAAATTCTATTTAACAACCCAAAAATTGATGgttttttgggatgttacatctaaaTCAAGGCTATAGATGCATGTGAGCAGTGGTAATTGCGTGACAATCTGGCTGACAACTATTACTTATCTATTGAAAGTGCGGGTGATGACACATGGTGACTTTGGTTTGGTGGTGGACTGGTGGTCGACACATTTTGTTGTTGCATAAGGGAGAGTGTACTTGGAATCAACTTGGTGTCATCTTTGTAGATAATTTGAAGTAAAACCCGTATATTTACTttcataaagtaaaaaaacaagacCAACCCGGATTAGACTAGCTTGTTGGGAatttttatagaagaaaactcCGTGAGTATCAAATGCTCAAGCCAAGACTTGAACCGTGGTGGGCTGGCTGCGAACTCCCGTGTCTTGCCAACTGAGCTACCCTCAGTTCTCACTTTCATTAAGTAATAAAAAAATGGCGTGGGATGTGTATCACGGACTGTTTGTTGAAAGCCGCCGGTCAAATATGTCACTAAACACTAACAAACAATCGCCCGAGAGAACCATTTGTGATTATCTTTGTATAAAACTAGGCTGATGAAACGTCTGAGCTAACCTGTCTTAGGTGTGTGGAGCTGTTACTGTACATGAAAAtgcacccgcaaaaaaaagagtgTACATGAAAATGCATTTTTTTTTTTTGCCACTTAGAATGAAGAAACTGACACAGACGTTGGCAGTCTTAGTGCGGCAGCTAAACAACAACTAAAACCTCCCCAGCTGGAACTCCATGGCAATCGCTCACAGGCGTACAAACCTTGTGCTGAAACCTTTGGGCATGACGGATGATAATATAAGAAAGAAAGACTACCTGACTATGCACAAGGCTGGACTTCCGACCAGCCAAATAACTCCACGTCTCTAGTGGATTGATAACTGCTCAATCAGATACTTGCCACATCAACCAGTACGTAAGATTTTCGTAACACTAAGCAATCTCGAGTTTTTATATGAGAGCACAACAAGAACAATGCTACAGGCCTACATATATAACGCAAGCTTCTGCGATCGAGTTAACCGGCAAAATGTCTTCGGCCATTCCATCTCTGCTCTTCTGCCTGCTTCTTCTTGCTCCCCAGCTTGGCAGCTCTTACCACACCAGCAGCAACTCCCACAGCGGAAGGCATGTCGTCCTCCGTTCATCCCACGATTCGAGGGTTCCGCCGAGCTGCCCGCCCGTCCATTCCGGTGAAGTACTCCGCACAAATTAACCTCTGCAACAGAACGTGCTTGCATGCATGCAAATGAAATAATGAGTTGGTCACGGTCGTCTCGTCATTCTCCCCGCTCTTTGGCTAATTATTAGCTTGTCCACACTTTTCAGGTGATGACGACGGTGGGCCGCTGCCCGTAATGCATCGGCGGAGCGCGTGCACTCCTTCCAGCGCCGGCTTGGACCAAAGCAAGCCCTCGGTCCGCGACACCTTCGACCGCGACGCCCTCCGCCTAAGCACGCTCTTCGGGAAGTCTGGTGTGACGATCCCCTCGACCGGCACTCCACTGGCGGCTTTGCCGGGCGCGTCCGAGTACCACGTCGCCGTCGGCTTCGGTACGCCGGTGCAGAAGTTCCACGTGGGGTTCGACACGGGCAGCGCCTCCGCGGGAGCCACGCTGCTCCAGTGCAAGCCATGCGCCGGGGCCCGTGGCGCGCCGTGCCCCCGTGCTTTCGACCCGTCCAAGTCCACCTCCCTTGCCCACGTCCCGTGCGGCTCGCCGGACTGCGACGTAAGCGAGTGCAGGGGACGCCGCTGCACGCGCACACTCAACTGGAAGAACGGGCTGCAAAATGCCACCTTCGTGACGGACACGCTCACGCTCACGCGGTCGGTCACCGTGGACAAGCTCAGGTTCTTTTGCCTGGAGATGGCCGCCAGGTCGGGGGACGGCTCGTCCGGCATCCTGGACCTCAGCCGGGACAGGCACTCGCTGGCGTCCCGGGTGGCTCCGTCTCCGGCCACGGTGACCTTCTCCTACTGCCTGCCGTCGTATGCCGACTCCATCGGCTTCCTCTCCGTCGGCGCCgcccggccggagctcgccggccataACGTGTCCTACGCCACCCTGCGGAGCAAGGCCCTGCACCCGAACCTCTACTCCGTCCAGCTCGTCGGTTTCTCCATCGCCGGACGGGATTCCAAGATCTCGCCCATCAAATTCGTTGGTGACACGGTGTTCGAGCTGCACACGACCTTCACCTACCTGAGGCCGGACGTCTACGCGGTCCTTCGCGAGCAGTTCAAGGGGTGGATGAGGCCgtaccgcgccgcgccgccgctgggtgaccTCGACACGTGCTACGACTTCAGCGGCCTGAGCGCCCTGATCCTGCCGGACGTGACGCTCCGCTTCAAGGGCGGAGCGACAATGGACCTTGACATCGAGAACTTGATGTACTTCGAGGACCCCGGGAACCACTTCTCCGTGGGGTGCCTCGCGTTCGCCGCGGCGCGCACCCTGGAGCCCGTGGTTGCGGTGATCGGAACCCTGGCGCAAGGGATGACGGAGGTGGTCTATGACGTGCTCGGAGGAAAGGTTGGGCTAATTCCCCGCCGCTGCTGATTGTCAACGTGCATGATGCATCTATGCATAGCTTCTCGTTTTGCTTGCTTCACAAATGAGCGCCCATGTAATAAGAATCATAAGTCATATAGTCGTATGTAACTGTGGATTGGAGTTATATCCTTCCCAGGAATGAATAAACAACATTGGAGTTATATCTTTTAACCCACGATGTTCTTTTTATTTCGCAATTGCTAATTTGCTA
Protein-coding regions in this window:
- the LOC123170139 gene encoding aspartyl protease AED1-like gives rise to the protein MSSAIPSLLFCLLLLAPQLGSSYHTSSNSHSGRHVVLRSSHDSRVPPSCPPVHSGDDDGGPLPVMHRRSACTPSSAGLDQSKPSVRDTFDRDALRLSTLFGKSGVTIPSTGTPLAALPGASEYHVAVGFGTPVQKFHVGFDTGSASAGATLLQCKPCAGARGAPCPRAFDPSKSTSLAHVPCGSPDCDVSECRGRRCTRTLNWKNGLQNATFVTDTLTLTRSVTVDKLRFFCLEMAARSGDGSSGILDLSRDRHSLASRVAPSPATVTFSYCLPSYADSIGFLSVGAARPELAGHNVSYATLRSKALHPNLYSVQLVGFSIAGRDSKISPIKFVGDTVFELHTTFTYLRPDVYAVLREQFKGWMRPYRAAPPLGDLDTCYDFSGLSALILPDVTLRFKGGATMDLDIENLMYFEDPGNHFSVGCLAFAAARTLEPVVAVIGTLAQGMTEVVYDVLGGKVGLIPRRC